The following are encoded together in the Ovis aries strain OAR_USU_Benz2616 breed Rambouillet chromosome X, ARS-UI_Ramb_v3.0, whole genome shotgun sequence genome:
- the MED12 gene encoding mediator of RNA polymerase II transcription subunit 12 isoform X32: MAAFGILSYEHRPLKRPRLGPPDVYPQDPKQKEDELTALNVKQGFNNQPAVSGDEHGTAKNVNFNPAKISSNFSSIIAEKLRCNTLPDIGRRKPQVNQKDNFWLVTARSQSAINTWFTDLAGTKPLTQLAKKVPIFSKKEEVFGYLAKYTVPVMRAAWLIKMTCAYYAAISETKVKKRHIDPFTEWTQIITKCLWEQLQKMAEYYRPGPAGSGGCGSTIGPLPHDVEMAIRQWDYNEKLAMFMFQDGMLDRHEFLTWVLECFEKIRPGEDELLKLLLPLLLRYSGEFVQSAYLSRRLAYFCTRRLALQLDGVSSHSSHVMSAQSTSTLPTTPAPQPPTSSTPSTPFSDLLMCPQHRPLVFGLSCILQTILLCCPSALVWHYSLTDSRIKTGSPLDHLPIAPSNLPMPEGNSAFTQQVRAKLREIEQQIKERGQAVEVRWSFDKCQEATAGFTIGRVLHTLEVLDSHSFERSDFSNSLDSLCNRIFGLGPSKDGHEISSDDDAVVSLLCEWAVSCKRSGRHRAMVVAKLLEKRQAEIEAERCGESEAADEKGSIASGSLSAPSAPIFQDVLLQFLDTQAPMLTDPRSESERVEFFNLVLLFCELIRHDVFSHNMYTCTLISRGDLAFGAPGPRPPSPFDDPADDPERKEAEGSSSSKLEDPGLSESMDIDPSSSVLFEDMEKPDFSLFSPTMPCEGKGSPSPEKPDVEKEVKPPPKEKLEGTLGVLYDQPRHVQYATHFPIPQEESCSHECNQRLVVLFGVGKQRDDARHAIKKITKDILKVLNRKGTAETDQLAPIVPLNPGDLTFLGGEDGQKRRRNRPEAFPTAEDIFAKFQHLSHYDQHQVTAQVSRNVLEQITSFALGMSYHLPLVQHVQFIFDLMEYSLSISGLIDFAIQLLNELSVVEAELLLKSSDLVGSYTTSLCLCIVAVLRHYHACLILNQDQMAQVFEGLCGVVKHGMNRSDGSSAERCILAYLYDLYTSCSHLKSKFGELFSDFCSKVKNTIYCNVEPSESNMRWAPEFMNDTLENPAAHTFTYTGLGKSLSENPANRYSFVCNALMHVCVGHHDSDRVNDIAILCAELTGYCKSLSAEWLGVLKALCCSSNNGTCGFNDLLCNVDVSDLSFHDSLATFVAILIARQCLLLEDLIRCAAIPSLLNAACSEQDSEPGARLTCRILLHLFKTPQLNPCQSDGNKPTVGIRSSCDRHLLAASQNRIVDGAVFAVLKAVFVLGDAELKGSGFTVTGGTEELPEEEGGGGSGSRRQGGRNISVETASLDVYAKYVLRSICQQEWVGERCLKSLCEDSNDLQDPVLSSAQAQRLMQLICYPHRLLDNEDGENPQRQRIKRILQNLDQWTMRQSSLELQLMIKQTPNNEMNSLLENIAKATIEVFQQSAETGSSSGNAASNMPSSSKTKPVLSSLERSGVWLVAPLIAKLPTSVQGHVLKAAGEELENGQHLDTSSRKERDRQKQKSMSLLSQQPFLSLVLTCLKGQDEQREGLLTSLYSQVHQIVTNWKDDHYLDDCKPKQLMHEALKLRLNLVGGMFDTVQRSTQQTTEWAVLLLEIIISGTVDMQSNNELFTTVLDMLSVLINGTLAADMSSISQGSMEENKRAYMNLVKKLRKELAERQSDSLEKVYQLLPLPKPTRDVITCEPQGSLIDTKGNKIAGFDSIFKKEGLQVSTKQKISPWDLFEGLKPSAPLSWGWFGTVRVDRRVARGEEQQRLLLYHTHLRPRPRAYYLEPLPLPPEDEEPPAPTLLEPEKKAPEPPKTDKPGAAPPSTEERKKKSTKGKKRSQPAVKTEDYGMGPGRSGPYGVTVPPDLLHHANPGSISHLSYRQSSIGLYTQNQPLPAGGPRVDPYRPVRLPMQKLPTRPPYPGVLPTTMTGVMGLEPASYKTSVYRQQQPAVPQGQRLRQQLQSQGMLGQSSVHQMTPSSSYGLQTSQGYTSYVSHVGLQQHTGPADPTRHLQQRPSGYVHQQAPTYGHGLTSTQRFSHQTLQQTPMIGTMTSLGPQGVQAGIRSASILPEQQQQQQQQQQQQQQQQQQQQQQQQQQYHIRQQQQQQQQQQILRQQQQQQQQQQQQQQQQQQQQQQQAHQQQQQQAAPPQPQPQSQPQFQRQGLQQTQQQQQTAALVRQLQQQLSNTQPQPNTNIFGRY; encoded by the exons ATGGCGGCCTTCGGGATCTTGAGCTACGAACACCGGCCCCTGAAGCGGCCGCGGCTGGGGCCTCCTGATGTGTACCCTCAAGATCCCAAACAGAAGGAG GATGAATTAACGGCCTTGAATGTAAAACAAGGTTTCAATAACCAGCCCGCTGTCTCTGGGGATGAACATGGCACTGCCAAGAATGTCAACTTTAATCCTGCCAAG ATCAGTTCCAACTTCAGCAGCATCATTGCAGAGAAGTTACGTTGTAACACCCTCCCTGACATTGGTAGAAGGAAGCCCCAAGTGAACCAGAAGGACAACTTCTGGCTGGTGACTGCACGATCCCAGAGTGCCATTAATACTTGGTTTACTGATCTGGCTGGCACCAAGCCACTCACACAACTAGCCAAAAAG GTCCCCATTTTCAGTAAGAAGGAAGAAGTGTTTGGGTATTTAGCCAAATACACAGTGCCTGTGATGCGGGCTGCCTGGCTCATTAAGATGACCTGTGCCTACTATGCAGCAATCTCAGAGACCAAGGTTAAGAAGAGACATATTGACCCCTTCACAG AATGGACTCAGATCATCACCAAGTGCTTATGGGAGCAGCTTCAAAAGATGGCTGAATACTACCGACCAGGGCCTGCTGGAAGTGGGGGCTGTGGCTCCACTATAGGGCCCTTACCCCATGATGTTGAGATGGCAATCCGGCAGTGGGACTACAACGAGAAGCTGGCCATGTTCATGTTTCAG GACGGAATGCTGGACAGACATGAGTTCCTGACCTGGGTACTTGAGTGTTTTGAGAAAATCCGTCCTGGAGAGGATGAACTGCTTAAActgctgctgcccctgctgcTTCGA TACTCTGGAGAGTTTGTTCAGTCTGCATACCTCTCCCGCCGCCTTGCCTACTTCTGTACACGGAGACTGGCCCTGCAGCTGGATGGTGTGAGCAGTCACTCATCTCATGTGATGTCTGCTCAGTCGACAAGCACACTGCCCACCACCCCTGCTCCTCAGCCCCCAACTAGCAGCACACCCTCTACACCCTTTAGTGACCTGCTTATGTGCCCTCAGCACCGGCCCCTAGTTTTTGGCCTCAGCTGTATCCTTCAG ACCATCCTGCTGTGTTGTCCTAGTGCCCTGGTTTGGCACTATTCACTGACTGATAGTCGAATCAAGACTGGCTCACCACTTGACCACCTGCCTATTGCCCCCTCCAACCTGCCCATGCCAGAGGGCAACAGTGCCTTCACTCAGCAG GTTCGTGCAAAGTTGCGGGAGATCGAGCAACAGATCAAGGAGCGAGGACAGGCCGTTGAGGTTCGCTGGTCTTTTGATAAGTGCCAGGAAGCTACTGCAG GCTTCACCATTGGACGAGTACTCCATACTTTGGAAGTGTTGGACAGCCATAGTTTTGAACGCTCTGACTTCAGCAACTCTCTTGATTCCCTCTGTAATCGAATCTTTGGATTGGGGCCTAGCAAGGATGGGCATGAG ATCTCCTCAGATGATGATGCAGTGGTATCATTACTGTGTGAATGGGCTGTCAGCTGCAAGCGTTCTGGTCGGCATCGTGCGATGGTGGTAGCCaagctgctggagaagagacaggcagAGATTGAGGCTGAG CGTTGTGGAGAATCGGAAGCTGCAGATGAGAAGGGTTCCATTGCCTCTGGCTCCCTTTCTGCTCCCAGTGCTCCCATTTTCCAAGATGTCCTCTTACAGTTTCTGGATACACAGGCTCCCATGCTGA cGGACCCCCGAAGTGAGAGTGAGCGAGTGGAATTCTTTAACTTGGTACTGCTGTTCTGTGAACTGATTCGACATGATGTTTTCTCCCACAACATGTACACTTGCACCCTCATCTCCCGAGGGGACCTTGCCTTCGGAGCCCCTGGTCCCCGGCCTCCCTCTCCCTTTGATGACCCGGCTGATGACCCAGAGCGCAAGGAGGCtgagggcagcagcagcagcaagctggaG GATCCAGGACTCTCAGAGTCTATGGACATTGACCCTAGCTCCAGTGTGCTCTTTGAGGACATGGAGAAGCCTGATTTCTCA TTGTTCTCCCCCACTATGCCCTGTGAGGGGAAGGGCAGTCCATCCCCTGAGAAACCAGATGTTGAGAAGGAGGTGAAGCCCCCACCCAAGGAGAAGCTAGAAGGAACCCTTGGGGTTCTTTATGACCAGCCGCGGCATGTGCAGTATGCCACACACTTTCCCATCCCCCAG GAGGAGTCATGCAGCCATGAGTGCAACCAGCGGTTGGTCGTACTGTTTGGGGTGGGAAAGCAGCGAGATGATGCCCGCCATGCCATCAAGAAAATTACCAAGGATATCCTGAAGGTTCTGAACCGCAAGGGGACAGCAGAAACTG ACCAGCTTGCTCCTATTGTGCCTCTGAATCCTGGAGACCTGACATTCTTAG GTGGGGAGGATGGACAGAAGCGGCGACGAAACCGACCTGAAGCTTTTCCCACTGCCGAGGATATCTTTGCTAAGTTCCAGCATCTTTCGCATTATGACCAACACCAGGTCACGGCTCAG GTCTCCCGGAATGTTCTGGAGCAGATCACGAGCTTTGCCCTTGGCATGTCGTACCACTTGCCTCTGGTGCAGCATGTGCAGTTTATCTTCGACCTCATGGAATATTCACTCAGCATCAGTGGCCTCATCGACTTTGCTATTCAG CTGCTGAATGAACTGAGTGTAGTCGAGGCCGAACTGCTTCTCAAATCCTCAGATCTGGTGGGCAGCTACACCACGAGCCTGTGCCTGTGCATCGTGGCTGTCCTGCGCCACTATCACGCCTGCCTCATCCTCAACCAGGACCAGATGGCACAGGTCTTTGAGGG GCTGTGTGGCGTAGTTAAGCATGGGATGAACCGGTCCGATGGTTCCTCTGCAGAACGCTGTATCCTTGCATATCTCTATGATCTGTACACCTCCTGTAGCCATTTAAAGAGCAAATTTGGGGAACTCTTCAG TGACTTCTGCTCCAAGGTGAAGAACACCATCTACTGCAATGTGGAGCCATCAGAGTCCAACATGCGCTGGGCACCTGAGTTCATGAACGACACTTTAGAGAACCCCGCTGCTCACACCTTCACCTACACGGGGCTAGGCAAGAGTCTTAGTGAGAACCCTGCTAACCGCTACAGCTTTGTCTGCAATGCCCTTATGCACGTCTGTGTGGGGCACCATGATTCGGATAG GGTGAATGACATCGCCATCCTGTGTGCAGAGCTGACCGGCTATTGCAAGTCACTGAGTGCAGAGTGGCTGGGAGTGCTTAAGGCCTTGTGCTGCTCCTCTAACAATGGCACTTGTGGTTTCAACGACCTCCTCTGCAATGTAGAT GTCAGTGACCTGTCTTTTCACGACTCCCTGGCCACTTTTGTTGCCATCCTCATCGCTCGGCAGTGTTTGCTCCTGGAGGATCTGATTCGCTGTGCGGCCATCCCTTCACTCCTTAATGCTG CTTGCAGTGAACAGGACTCTGAGCCAGGGGCCCGGCTTACCTGCCGCATCCTCCTCCATCTTTTCAAGACACCTCAACTCAATCCTTGCCAATCGGATGGAA ACAAGCCTACTGTAGGAATCCGCTCCTCCTGTGACCGCCACCTGCTGGCTGCCTCCCAGAACCGCATCGTGGATGGAGCTGTGTTTGCTGTTCTCAAGGCTGTGTTTGTACTTG GGGATGCGGAACTGAAGGGTTCGGGCTTCACTGTGACAGGAGGAACAGAAGAACTtccagaggaggagggaggaggtggcAGTGGCAGTCGGAGGCAGGGTGGCCGCAACATCTCTGTGGAGACAGCCAGTCTGGATGTCTATGCCAAGTACGTGCTACGCAGCATCTGCCAGCAG GAATGGGTAGGAGAACGTTGCCTTAAATCGCTGTGTGAAGACAGCAATGACCTGCAAGACCCAGTGTTGAGCAGTGCCCAGGCCCAGCGCCTCATGCAGCTTATCTGCTACCCACATCGGCTGCTGGACAACGAGGATGGGGAAAACCCACAGCGGCAACGCATTAAGCGTATTCTCCAG AACTTGGACCAGTGGACCATGCGCCAGTCTTCGTTGGAACTACAGCTCATGATCAAGCAGACCCCTAACAAT GAGATGAACTCCCTCTTAGAGAACATCGCCAAGGCCACAATCGAGGTTTTCCAACAGTCTGCAGAGACAGGGTCATCTTCTGGAAATGCTGCAAGCAACATGCCCAGCAGCAGCAAGACCAAGCCTGTGCTCAG CTCCCTAGAACGCTCGGGTGTATGGCTGGTGGCTCCTCTCATTGCCAAACTGCCCACCTCAGTCCAGGGGCATGTGTTAAAGGCTGCTGGGGAAGAATTGGAGAACGGCCAGCACCTGGACACCTCTTCCCGCAAAGAACGTGATCGACAAAAGCAAAAGAG CATGTCCCTGTTGAGCCAGCAGCCCTTCTTATCCCTGGTGCTGACATGTCTGAAGGGGCAGGATGAGCAGCGTGAGGGACTCCTTACCTCCCTCTACAGCCAGGTCCACCAG ATTGTGACTAACTGGAAAGATGACCATTATTTAGACGATTGCAAACCAAAGCAGCTAATGCATGAGGCACTCAAACTGCGGCTCAACCTG GTGGGGGGCATGTTTGACACAGTGCAGCGCAGCACCCAGCAGACCACGGAGTGGGCTGTGCTCCTCCTGGAGATCATCATCAGCGGCACTGTCGACATGCAGTCCAACAA TGAGCTCTTCACCACTGTCCTGGACATGCTAAGCGTGCTCATCAATGGGACCCTAGCTGCAGACATGTCCAGCATCTCCCAGGGCAGCATGGAGGAAAACAAACGTGCCTACATGAACCTGGTGAAGAAGCTGCGG AAAGAGTTGGCGGAACGCCAGTCGGATAGTCTGGAAAAAGTTTACCAGCTGCTGCCACTGCCCAAGCCGACTCGAGACGTGATCACGTGTGAGCCGCAGGGCTCCCTTATTGACACCAAGGGCAACAAGATTGCTGGCTTCGACTCCATCTTCAAGAAGGAG GGTCTTCAGGTTTCCACCAAACAAAAGATCTCTCCCTGGGATCTTTTTGAGGGCTTGAAGCCATCAGCGCCACTGTCTTGGGGCTGGTTTGGAACAGTCCGGGTGGACCGGCGCGTGGCCCGTGGAGAGGAGCAGCAGCGACTGCTGCTGTACCACACACACCTGAGGCCCCGGCCCCGCGCCTACTACCTGGAGCCACTGCCACTGCCTCCAGAAGATGAGgaaccccctgcccccaccctgctaGAGCCTGAAAAAAAGGCTCCAGAGCCCCCCAAAACTGACAAACCTGGAGCTGCTCCACCCAGCACTGAGGAACGCAAGAAGAAGTCCACCAAGGGCAAGAAGCGCAGCCAGCCTGCCGTCAAGACAGAA GACTATGGAATGGGCCCAGGCCGAAGTGGCCCCTACGGAGTGACAGTACCTCCAGACCTCCTGCACCATGCCAACCCTGGCTCCATCTCCCACCTTAGCTATAGGCAGAGCTCCATAGGCCTCTACACCCAGAACCAGCCACTGCCAGCAG GTGGCCCCCGCGTGGATCCATACCGCCCCGTGCGGTTACCAATGCAGAAGCTGCCTACCCGCCCACCTTACCCCGGAGTGCTGCCCACGACCATGACTGGTGTCATGGGACTGGAACCTGCCTCCTACAAGACGTCTGTGTACCGACAGCAGCAGCCTGCAGTGCCCCAAGGACAGCGCCTTCGCCAACAGCTCCAG AGTCAAGGGATGTTGGGACAGTCATCTGTCCATCAGATGACTCCCAGTTCTTCGTACGGTTTGCAGACCTCCCAG ggCTATACTTCTTATGTTTCTCATGTGGGATTGCAGCAACACACAGGCCCTGCAG ATCCTACTCGCCACCTGCAGCAGCGGCCCAGTGGCTATGTGCACCAGCAGGCCCCAACCTATGGACATGGGCTGACCTCCACTCAAAG GTTTTCCCACCAGACACTGCAGCAAACACCCATGATAGGCACCATGACCTCACTGGGCCCCCAGGGTGTCCAGGCCGGCATCCGGTCGGCTTCCATCCtgcctgagcagcagcagcagcagcagcaacagcagcaacagcagcaacagcagcagcagcagcagcagcagcagcagcaacagcagtaccATAtccggcagcagcagcagcagcagcagcagcaacagatccTGCGG cagcagcaacagcagcagcagcagcaacagcagcagcagcagcaacagcagcaacagcagcagcaacaagcacaccagcagcaacagcagcaggcgGCTCCtcctcagccccagccccagtcccAGCCCCAG TTCCAGCGCCAGGGGCTTCAGCAgacacagcaacaacaacagacaGCAGCTTTGGTCCGGCAGCTCCAACAACAGCTCTCCA ACACCCAGCCACAGCCCAATACCAACATATTTGGAcgctactga